A genomic stretch from Limnobacter thiooxidans includes:
- a CDS encoding cation:proton antiporter, whose amino-acid sequence MSLLSSLLLLIVVARLFGRLFARYNQPELIGEILAGVLLGPALLGLIEPNKALAGVTELAVFLIILNAGLEMRFSDIFGAMKGRGLLLAAISFFIPFGGGVLVAAAFEQDIMRMIFLGLCISITALPVAVKLMDSLGILHTPIAKFSLATAVVNDVAALFILGIVLNLPETLTLGDASSAVGIATLKLIAMGLVVLCLNQLLNWLEKRNVNVQALPEAMIRVFGPEALFGIVIVFVLIFGTISEALGFHFVIGAFFGALFLDKKHFIASRYKDLQSTLGSVTNGFLGPIFFAYLGLELQLVSLSDWEFPLIVIVVSIVTKLFAGWLGGLMVGMEHREAMGLGAVLNGRGVMELVVAGIAYQNGFIGPTMFSTLVLMGIVTTFLTPIFFKQIYRGNKLEEYRQESR is encoded by the coding sequence ATGTCTCTGCTTTCCAGCCTTCTATTGCTTATCGTGGTGGCCCGTTTGTTCGGGCGGCTGTTTGCGCGCTACAACCAGCCCGAACTGATCGGTGAAATTCTGGCTGGCGTGTTGCTGGGCCCAGCCCTTCTGGGTTTGATCGAGCCCAACAAAGCATTGGCTGGGGTTACTGAACTGGCCGTATTCCTGATCATTCTAAATGCTGGCCTTGAAATGCGCTTCTCCGACATCTTTGGTGCGATGAAAGGCCGTGGCCTACTGCTGGCAGCCATCAGCTTTTTCATTCCGTTCGGGGGCGGCGTGCTGGTGGCTGCCGCATTCGAGCAAGACATCATGCGAATGATTTTTCTGGGCCTGTGCATTTCCATCACCGCACTGCCGGTCGCTGTGAAGTTGATGGACAGCTTGGGTATTCTTCACACACCCATTGCCAAATTTTCATTAGCCACTGCAGTGGTCAACGACGTGGCAGCCCTGTTCATTCTGGGCATTGTGCTGAACCTGCCTGAAACATTGACCCTGGGAGACGCGAGCTCAGCCGTGGGTATTGCCACGCTGAAGCTGATTGCAATGGGGCTTGTGGTGTTGTGCTTGAACCAGCTGCTGAACTGGCTTGAAAAACGCAACGTCAACGTTCAGGCCCTGCCGGAGGCCATGATTCGCGTGTTTGGTCCTGAAGCGCTGTTTGGCATCGTGATTGTGTTTGTGCTGATATTTGGCACCATCAGTGAAGCGCTGGGTTTCCACTTCGTGATTGGCGCATTTTTTGGTGCGCTGTTTCTGGACAAGAAGCACTTCATTGCCTCGCGCTACAAGGATCTGCAAAGCACCCTTGGTTCAGTCACCAATGGCTTTCTGGGTCCGATCTTCTTTGCCTACCTTGGCCTTGAACTGCAACTGGTCAGCCTCAGCGATTGGGAGTTCCCATTGATCGTCATCGTTGTATCCATTGTCACCAAGCTGTTTGCCGGGTGGCTGGGCGGCTTGATGGTGGGCATGGAACACCGGGAGGCCATGGGCTTGGGTGCTGTGTTGAACGGCCGTGGCGTCATGGAACTGGTGGTCGCGGGCATCGCCTACCAGAATGGTTTCATTGGGCCCACCATGTTCTCCACATTGGTATTGATGGGCATTGTGACCACCTTCCTGACCCCGATTTTCTTCAAGCAGATTTATCGGGGCAACAAGCTGGAAGAGTACAGGCAGGAAAGCAGGTAA
- a CDS encoding phosphopantetheine adenylyltransferase, with protein MTWITTLSLLLGTIIHALPVTGALGATWLQKLYGIEFSEPNTLLLMQHRALLFGVVALVFVYALFQPDYRVFALVLGLISTVGFVVLAMPFEHYNALVVRVAKIDWVLIVFLVIGLLNELFFLKR; from the coding sequence ATGACCTGGATCACCACCCTCAGCCTTTTGCTGGGCACAATCATTCATGCCTTGCCAGTCACAGGTGCGCTTGGGGCCACCTGGCTACAAAAACTGTACGGCATTGAGTTTTCCGAGCCCAATACCCTGCTGCTGATGCAACACCGCGCCTTGTTGTTCGGCGTGGTTGCCCTGGTTTTTGTGTACGCCTTGTTTCAACCAGACTACCGTGTGTTTGCACTGGTGCTAGGGCTTATAAGCACGGTGGGCTTTGTGGTTTTGGCCATGCCTTTTGAGCACTACAACGCCTTGGTAGTCAGGGTGGCCAAAATTGACTGGGTACTCATCGTGTTTCTCGTGATCGGGCTGTTGAATGAACTGTTTTTTCTCAAACGCTGA
- a CDS encoding MBL fold metallo-hydrolase, which translates to MLQYLTIPVTPFAQNCSIVWCSETNKAAIIDPGGDLEKLTKAIADRNLQLEAIWLTHAHIDHAGGVAELASKLNLPIIGPHVGDQFWIDRLADQSRMFNFPLSKPFTPNRWLVDGDTVQIGNSTLNVRHCPGHTPGHVVFHSPEAQRAFVGDVLFVGSMGRTDFPGGDHDTLIDSIRNRLWPMGNETVFIPGHGPEGSFGEERRRNPYVRDLQF; encoded by the coding sequence ATGCTTCAGTACCTCACCATCCCGGTCACCCCGTTTGCCCAAAACTGTTCCATCGTGTGGTGCAGTGAAACCAACAAGGCAGCGATCATCGACCCGGGTGGTGATCTTGAAAAGCTCACCAAGGCCATTGCCGATCGCAATTTGCAGCTCGAAGCCATTTGGCTGACCCATGCGCACATTGACCACGCAGGCGGCGTGGCGGAACTGGCCAGCAAACTGAACCTGCCCATTATCGGCCCGCACGTGGGCGACCAGTTCTGGATCGACCGGCTGGCAGACCAAAGCCGCATGTTCAATTTCCCCTTGTCCAAACCCTTCACACCCAACCGCTGGCTGGTTGATGGTGACACGGTTCAAATCGGCAATTCCACCTTGAATGTTCGCCATTGCCCCGGCCACACACCGGGCCACGTGGTGTTTCATTCCCCAGAAGCTCAACGCGCTTTTGTGGGCGATGTGCTGTTTGTAGGCAGCATGGGCAGAACCGACTTTCCCGGTGGCGACCACGACACCCTGATTGACAGCATCCGCAACCGCCTGTGGCCCATGGGCAATGAAACTGTGTTCATTCCGGGCCACGGGCCAGAAGGCAGCTTTGGTGAAGAACGCCGCCGCAACCCCTATGTTCGTGATTTGCAGTTCTAG
- a CDS encoding cation:proton antiporter, with protein MSIELWFLLIGFLMLSRGLGSRYLLRLPFTPAIVYLAVGLLLGPTILNLFYFDPVKQSSVLEMLTEIAVLISLFSAGVKMPVPVQIADWQAPLRLASISMVVTVSLIAACAYIVLKLPLGACVLLGAVLAPTDPVLAADTQSRYPGDKDQLRFTLTCEAGMNDGAAFPFVMLGLGLLGLHDLGGTGWRWLVVDVVWATAVAIGIGVLSGVAIGKLVWRLRGANAEHDVLDDLVGLGLIAIVYGLSEVLQAWGFLAVFFAAVALRHTELKLARAIGVKPEQLGAGVAEPVVAGDDSGAATPPIVSGEALVFKEHLERLSELMLVLLVGGMLFLDYWNWQSVSLAVFVFVVARPVSVAIGLIGTQTSWRVRGIAGWFGVRGIGSVYYLMYAIQHGLPEALARELTYLTLIVITLSIVVHGTSVKPLLNLLWRRHGK; from the coding sequence ATGTCAATTGAATTGTGGTTTCTTCTCATCGGTTTCCTGATGTTGAGCAGAGGACTCGGTAGTCGATATCTGCTGCGGCTTCCTTTCACCCCGGCAATTGTTTATCTCGCCGTTGGTCTTTTGTTAGGGCCGACTATTCTCAACTTGTTTTATTTCGATCCGGTCAAGCAATCATCCGTTCTGGAAATGCTGACGGAGATTGCGGTGCTCATCTCCCTGTTTTCAGCCGGCGTCAAAATGCCGGTACCGGTTCAAATTGCGGATTGGCAAGCGCCGCTACGTCTGGCTTCTATCTCCATGGTGGTAACGGTATCTCTCATTGCAGCCTGTGCTTACATCGTACTCAAATTGCCGCTAGGTGCTTGCGTCTTGCTGGGCGCGGTGCTTGCCCCCACCGATCCAGTGTTGGCAGCCGATACGCAATCCCGCTATCCGGGCGACAAGGATCAACTCCGGTTCACACTGACATGCGAAGCCGGTATGAATGATGGCGCGGCCTTCCCATTCGTCATGCTTGGCTTGGGGCTGCTTGGCTTGCACGATTTGGGAGGCACGGGATGGCGCTGGCTTGTCGTCGATGTGGTGTGGGCGACCGCTGTTGCGATTGGGATAGGCGTGTTAAGCGGCGTTGCAATCGGAAAACTCGTGTGGCGGCTTCGCGGTGCCAACGCAGAGCATGATGTACTCGATGACCTGGTCGGCTTGGGGTTGATTGCGATCGTTTATGGGTTAAGCGAGGTTTTGCAGGCTTGGGGATTTCTTGCTGTGTTTTTCGCTGCTGTCGCGTTGCGCCATACCGAACTCAAGCTTGCACGCGCCATTGGTGTGAAGCCTGAGCAACTCGGCGCAGGCGTTGCCGAACCGGTTGTTGCAGGCGATGATTCCGGCGCGGCGACGCCGCCGATTGTGAGCGGCGAAGCACTGGTGTTCAAGGAACATTTAGAGCGGCTGTCGGAGCTGATGCTGGTTCTTCTTGTAGGCGGCATGCTTTTTTTAGATTACTGGAACTGGCAATCGGTCAGCCTCGCGGTATTCGTGTTTGTCGTGGCACGCCCGGTCAGTGTTGCCATTGGATTGATCGGCACCCAGACGTCGTGGCGAGTGCGCGGCATTGCAGGATGGTTTGGCGTGCGCGGAATCGGCTCCGTGTATTACTTGATGTATGCGATTCAACACGGTCTTCCGGAAGCACTGGCACGCGAGCTAACTTACCTAACCTTGATTGTCATTACGTTGTCAATTGTCGTGCACGGCACCAGTGTCAAACCCTTGCTCAATTTGCTGTGGCGTCGACACGGCAAGTAG
- a CDS encoding NUDIX domain-containing protein, whose translation MTMPNSEKHLEETCITSTRVFDGQLMKVNRDTVRLPNGEESVREYTVHPGAVAIIPILDDGRFVMERQFRYPLHRVFLEFPAGKIDPGEDPVATAHRELLEETGYVAQSLEHLTTIHPVISYSTEKIELYVARGLTLQERKLDHNEFLDVVLVEPAELMKQIKAGEVSDVKTIIGAFWVGQE comes from the coding sequence ATGACCATGCCCAATTCAGAAAAACACCTTGAAGAAACCTGCATCACCAGCACGCGCGTGTTTGATGGACAATTGATGAAAGTAAACCGTGACACGGTGCGCCTGCCCAACGGGGAGGAGTCGGTGCGCGAATACACTGTGCACCCCGGCGCTGTGGCCATTATCCCGATTCTTGACGATGGTCGTTTTGTGATGGAACGGCAATTTCGCTACCCCTTGCACCGAGTATTTCTGGAATTCCCCGCTGGCAAAATTGATCCTGGTGAAGACCCTGTGGCCACGGCCCACCGCGAATTGCTTGAGGAAACAGGTTATGTGGCCCAGTCGCTGGAACACCTCACCACCATTCACCCGGTCATTTCCTATTCAACCGAGAAAATAGAGTTGTATGTGGCGCGTGGCCTTACGCTGCAGGAACGCAAGCTGGATCACAACGAATTTCTGGATGTTGTGCTGGTAGAGCCTGCGGAGTTGATGAAGCAGATCAAGGCCGGCGAAGTGAGCGATGTCAAAACCATCATCGGGGCGTTTTGGGTGGGGCAGGAATAA
- a CDS encoding helix-turn-helix transcriptional regulator encodes MKLLIGPSRAAYIGPGLNLEPHLNAACTLAFSLNEPMLLRTWSKMKGWSDWNQVSAALIPGGTLHHLKCSDQAKMVFYYLDPLQDKARLVTETLLHEARNTLCGIDSARLSLKDIEGCFPRCSRPESSSRIRHVLEEIEACPAQFNSIEEAASLACLSSSRFRALFAQEVGLPFRRYRLWRRMAHVAQAVSKGASLTDAALGAGFSDSAHLSTSFKTMFGISPGFLLSKDVEICCEVG; translated from the coding sequence ATGAAACTGTTGATTGGTCCCTCAAGAGCAGCCTACATTGGCCCCGGTTTGAATCTTGAGCCTCATCTGAATGCAGCTTGCACCCTGGCGTTCTCGCTGAATGAGCCCATGTTGTTGCGCACCTGGTCAAAAATGAAGGGTTGGAGTGATTGGAACCAGGTTTCTGCAGCATTGATTCCCGGTGGCACCCTTCACCATTTGAAATGCAGTGATCAGGCGAAGATGGTTTTCTATTACCTGGACCCTCTGCAAGACAAAGCCCGACTGGTCACAGAAACCTTGTTGCATGAAGCACGAAATACCTTGTGCGGAATCGACAGCGCCCGTTTGTCCCTGAAAGACATTGAAGGGTGTTTTCCCCGATGTAGTCGACCCGAGTCATCTTCAAGAATCAGGCATGTGCTTGAGGAAATCGAAGCGTGCCCTGCCCAGTTCAATTCGATTGAAGAGGCTGCCAGTCTGGCCTGCCTGTCGAGTTCCCGTTTCAGGGCCTTGTTTGCCCAAGAAGTGGGGCTGCCTTTCAGGCGGTATCGACTTTGGCGACGCATGGCGCATGTGGCGCAGGCTGTGTCCAAGGGGGCCAGTTTGACTGATGCAGCACTTGGTGCCGGTTTTTCAGACTCTGCCCACCTGAGTACATCGTTCAAAACCATGTTTGGTATTTCGCCCGGTTTTTTGTTGAGCAAGGATGTGGAGATTTGTTGTGAGGTGGGGTGA